One genomic segment of Mastomys coucha isolate ucsf_1 unplaced genomic scaffold, UCSF_Mcou_1 pScaffold22, whole genome shotgun sequence includes these proteins:
- the Mt3 gene encoding metallothionein-3 codes for MDPETCPCPTGGSCTCSDRCKCKGCKCTNCKKSCCSCCPAGCEKCAKDCVCKGEEGAKAEAEKCSCCQ; via the exons ATGGACCCTGAAACCTGCCCCTGTCCTACTG GTGGTTCCTGCACCTGCTCGGACAGATGCAAGTGCAAGGGCTGCAAATGCACGAACTGCAAGAAGA gctgctgctcctgctgccccGCAGGATGTGAGAAGTGTGCCAAGGACTGTGTGTGCAAAGGTGAAGAGGGGGCCAAGGCAGAGGCCGAGAAATGCAGCTGCTGCCAGTGA